The following proteins come from a genomic window of Bemisia tabaci unplaced genomic scaffold, PGI_BMITA_v3:
- the Pex19 gene encoding peroxisomal biogenesis factor 19: protein MASKKAENVSEGASPIKVGNPESNAPSGSGEDQELDDLLNDAIGDFEKPAATKVGAPSEGAVGPNTNNKWLDEFVEHVSEKFNGEIKEYLEKMGDGKDLSELLAPEEFKKILENTSQLLEGETSDNSPTPEDLKETISETLRSISEGIDNLQSSLPDELPSMFNGMNLNSDETLVPFVQNIMEMFLSKEVLHPSMDALCKTFPDWLEKNKSSLSPEDYDKYKKQYELMLVIVKKLEEENPDDSSELKRERFIQLKDLMLELQKFGHPPKDLVAESGVAPLDMSAAPQLPMDLDPSKCTLM from the coding sequence ATGGCCAgcaaaaaagctgaaaatgttAGTGAGGGCGCGTCCCCCATCAAAGTTGGAAATCCTGAATCGAATGCACCTTCAGGATCTGGTGAGGACCAAGAACTTGATGATCTGTTGAATGATGCTATCGGTGATTTTGAAAAACCTGCAGCCACAAAAGTGGGAGCTCCGTCCGAGGGAGCCGTGGGACCTAACACCAACAATAAGTGGTTAGATGAATTCGTAGAACATGTGAGTGAGAAGTTCAACGGTGAAATTAAAGAATATTTAGAAAAGATGGGGGATGGTAAAGACCTGTCTGAACTTCTAGCtcccgaagaattcaagaaaattttagaaaatacctCCCAGCTTTTGGAAGGAGAGACCAGTGATAACTCTCCCACCCCGGAAGACCTTAAAGAAACAATATCAGAAACACTTCGTAGTATATCAGAAGGTATTGATAACCTACAGTCATCTTTACCTGATGAGTTGCCATCAATGTTTAACGGTATGAATTTGAACTCGGACGAAACACTCGTGCCTTTCGTTCAAAACATAATGGAAATGTTCCTGTCAAAAGAGGTCCTACATCCATCAATGGATGCCCTATGCAAAACTTTCCCAGATtggttggaaaaaaataaatcctctCTCTCTCCCGAGGATTACGATAAGTATAAGAAACAGTATGAACTGATGTTAGTCATTGTTAAGAAATTAGAAGAGGAAAACCCTGATGATTCATCAGAACTGAAAAGAGAAAGATTTATACAATTGAAAGATTTAATGCTAGAGCTTCAGAAGTTTGGACACCCACCTAAAGATCTAGTCGCGGAATCAGGAGTTGCTCCACTCGATATGAGTGCAGCACCGCAGCTACCTATGGACCTTGATCCTTCAAAGTGTACTTTAATGTAA